The Acropora muricata isolate sample 2 chromosome 5, ASM3666990v1, whole genome shotgun sequence genome includes a window with the following:
- the LOC136916119 gene encoding diamine oxidase [copper-containing]-like, with product MAGKTDAVSLKWKVAVAILVLLCVGLTIALLLVAVDFTRYKEKYQGKLEHKDCPEGTLHAQRDLPKSQAIFADLSSEELVAVRDFMLKQSALDLKRIDEATVKDNYIYLIQLLPPDKDMVLEYLDNNKTKPARKALVVVFQGSTDPAVVQEYVVSRLNTPEAMTYDKHGITMDFNVRPYDMVQEKAIEKIVLQATSKAFRLLNESYDGYCYANCTNKRLKFQPQTPFGKDRGERKTWLHFMRDIEGSYLNPVDFQLHIDFAGTDESKWRLERVYYSGGTYETIDLLMDQYNLGSSRSFIAAPKLQYDGNTPLFSSFARRGNPQPHKPMRPPRMFEPDGQRFSISGRQVKYMSWSFDFRMDSVSGPQLFDIRFNNERIIYELSLQEAISFYSGYSPFFQTLNFVYGGWTMGARNLELIGGVDCPETAKFFDAVHFVDSNNPKAIKNAVCVFELDSGIPLRRHFQTDGKGYKFYGGLVSHALVLRTITTVENYDSIFDFMFYQNGVVEVKATPIGYLLAENYIFQPPSDSSFGKKVHAEINGNLHDHIFHYKVDLDVHSRLNSFQTLEITTKQQQSLGGLQSQTSKIFRVSQKRFEKNALFKTINFDTPTFYNIYSAEKNTFGSKKGYLIEPQSAVKQVLPENDYVTTMAPWSKYPLVVTKYRSKETKSSSLYNQNSPTRPIVDFPDFSSAQSNEDISNQDLVAWVSIGAIQIPTPEDVPNFASAANSARFFLRPFNYFNEDPSIASTDAVLIRPDYGKDKNVVQAFGNYSREECFPRKYDINIKGNYKSEV from the coding sequence ATGGCGGGCAAAACAGACGCGGTGTCTCTGAAATGGAAAGTGGCGGTTGCTATCCTGGTTCTTCTCTGCGTGGGACTTACTATCGCTCTCCTTCTTGTGGCAGTAGATTTTACGCGATATAAAGAAAAGTATCAAGGCAAGTTGGAACACAAGGACTGTCCAGAAGGAACTCTACACGCGCAACGAGATCTCCCGAAGTCCCAAGCCATTTTTGCTGACCTATCCAGCGAGGAGCTTGTCGCCGTTCGGGATTTTATGTTGAAACAATCCGCTTTGGACCTCAAAAGAATCGACGAAGCGACCGTGAAAGACAACTATATCTACCTGATTCAGTTACTTCCGCCTGACAAGGATATGGTGCTTGAGTATTTGGACAACAACAAAACGAAACCTGCTAGAAAAGCTcttgttgttgtgtttcaggGTTCTACCGATCCTGCAGTTGTACAAGAGTATGTTGTCAGCAGGTTGAATACACCTGAGGCAATGACATACGACAAGCATGGAATCACAATGGATTTCAATGTGCGACCGTATGACATGGTACAGGAGAAAGCTATCGAGAAAATTGTGTTGCAAGCGACATCCAAGGCTTTCCGTCTCTTGAACGAGAGTTACGACGGCTACTGTTATGCGAACTGCACAAACAAGAGACTAAAATTCCAACCGCAAACTCCCTTTGGTAAGGACAGAGGCGAACGCAAAACATGGCTTCACTTCATGCGGGATATTGAAGGGAGTTATCTGAACCCTGTTGATTTTCAACTTCACATTGATTTCGCGGGAACTGACGAGTCGAAATGGAGGCTTGAAAGAGTTTATTACAGCGGTGGGACATACGAAACCATTGATCTTCTTATGGATCAGTATAATCTCGGCAGTTCGAGGTCATTTATTGCCGCGCCAAAACTCCAATATGATGGCAACACACCGTTATTTTCGTCATTCGCGCGCCGTGGAAACCCCCAGCCCCACAAACCTATGCGTCCACCAAGGATGTTTGAGCCCGATGGGCAAAGATTCAGTATCAGCGGTCGCCAAGTAAAGTACATGAGCTGGAGTTTTGATTTTCGAATGGACTCTGTTTCGGGTCCTCAACTCTTTGACATTCGCTTCAATAACGAGAGAATCATCTATGAGCTCAGTTTGCAAGAGGCCATATCATTTTACTCTGGTTATTCGCCGTTTTTCCAAACATTGAACTTTGTTTACGGTGGTTGGACGATGGGGGCTCGTAACTTAGAGCTGATTGGTGGAGTGGACTGTCCGGAAACGGCCAAGTTTTTCGATGCGGTGCATTTCGTTGACTCGAACAATCCGAAAGCCATCAAAAATGCCGTGTGTGTTTTTGAGTTGGACAGCGGTATTCCACTAAGGCGCCATTTTCAAACCGACGGCAAAGGGTACAAGTTTTACGGGGGGTTAGTCAGTCACGCATTGGTGCTTCGGACCATTACAACAGTCGAAAACTACGACAGTATCTTTGACTTTATGTTTTATCAGAATGGTGTAGTTGAAGTAAAGGCGACACCGATTGGGTATCTTCTCGCGGAAAACTACATATTTCAGCCACCTTCGGATTCTAGTTTTGGGAAAAAAGTTCACGCTGAAATAAACGGAAATCTTCACGATCACATATTTCATTACAAAGTTGATTTGGATGTCCACAGCAGGTTAAATTCTTTTCAGACACTTGAGATAACtactaaacaacaacaaagtctGGGTGGTTTACAAAGTCAAACTTCGAAGATTTTTCGCGTGTCTCAAAAACGATTTGAAAAAAATGCTTTGTTCAAAACGATCAACTTCGACACGCCCACATTTTATAACATCTACAGCGCTGAGAAAAACACGTTTGGCTCCAAAAAAGGATACCTCATTGAGCCACAATCGGCGGTGAAACAAGTGCTACCGGAGAATGACTACGTAACAACCATGGCTCCCTGGTCAAAGTATCCATTAGTGGTTACCAAATATCGCTCTAAAGAGACTAAGAGTAGTTCACTTTACAACCAAAACAGCCCCACGCGACCAATTGTGGATTTCCCAGATTTCTCCAGTGCGCAAAGCAATGAAGACATATCAAACCAAGACCTTGTAGCTTGGGTCTCTATTGGCGCCATTCAAATCCCAACTCCAGAAGATGTTCCAAATTTTGCTTCGGCCGCTAACAGCGCTCGGTTTTTCCTCCGGCCTTTTAATTACTTCAACGAAGATCCTTCTATTGCTTCCACCGACGCAGTGCTCATAAGGCCCGACTATGGCAAAGACAAGAATGTGGTACAGGCATTTGGGAATTATAGCCGAGAAGAATGTTTTCCTCGAAAATATGATATCAATATAAAAGGAAATTACAAGAGCGAAGTTTGA